A genomic window from Silene latifolia isolate original U9 population chromosome Y, ASM4854445v1, whole genome shotgun sequence includes:
- the LOC141629051 gene encoding uncharacterized protein LOC141629051 — MSLIRYNCRGLGNDPTVVRVRGLLRRERPEVVILMETKLSAGEMRSVISRLDGYDASCADSVGRYAGVAVLWRDGIDVEVVSSTAHHIDVKIKGPFGIDVWRLTGFYGWSKHEDKWRSWQLLRELKPLSNLPWVVIGEFNEILYEHEKSGGVPREQSVIDAFREAMDECGLIDIGFCGSPYTWWNKRGEPNAVFEWPPRSIKARRFKFEDIWAKNESCEGVVREAWGDEGGGFGQPVTSKLTNCSDKLLVWSRAEFGDLRKKVEVKRKRLMFLDSCVPSEEVVRERRETCTQLDELMMAEETYWRQRSRIEYLGEGDQNTQFFHVRALNRRRRNRINRLKDADGNWVTTDEELERLAVSYFEELFTSSNSTRMEDALQCVIPTVSTDMNDVLTRPFTREEVY; from the exons ATGAGTTTGATACGTTACAACTGTCGGGGGCTAGGCAACGACCCGACAGTTGTTAGGGTTAGGGGGTTGCTACGGAGGGAAAGACCGGAGGTGGTTATTCTGATGGAGACTAAGTTAAGTGCGGGGGAAATGAGGAGTGTTATTTCAAGGCTAGATGGGTACGATGCCAGCTGTGCGGACTCGGTGGGGCGATATGCGGGTGTGGCGGTTTTGTGGAGGGATGGCATTGATGTGGAGGTTGTGTCCTCTACAGCTCACCATATCGATGTTAAGATAAAGGGTCCTTTTGGTATTGATGTTTGGAGACTAACAGGATTTTACGGATGGTCGAAGCACGAGGACAAATGGCGTTCTTGGCAACTTCTAAGAGAGCTCAAGCCACTGTCAAATTTACCATGGGTAGTAATAGGCGAGTTCAATGAAATCCTTTATGAACACGAGAAATCGGGTGGAGTTCCCAGAGAGCAGAGCGTTATAGATGCGTTCAGAGAAGCCATGGATGAGTGTGGACTGATCGATATTGGTTTTTGTGGTAGCCCGTATACGTGGTGGAACAAAAGGGGTGAACCTAATGCAGTTTTTGAATG GCCACCGAGAAGTATAAAAGCCAGGCGTTTCAAATTCGAAGATATTTGGGCAAAGAACGAGAGCTGCGAGGGGGTAGTGCGTGAAGCATGGGGTGATGAGGGGGGAGGATTTGGACAGCCAGTCACATCAAAGCTTACAAACTGTTCGGATAAATTACTAGTTTGGAGTAGGGCAGAATTTGGTGACTTGCGGAAGAAGGTGGAGGTGAAAAGGAAAAGGCTGATGTTCTTAGACTCTTGTGTGCCATCAGAGGAAGTGGTGAGGGAGAGGAGAGAGACATGCACTCAGTTGGACGAATTAATGATGGCTGAGGAAACGTACTGGCGACAGCGGTCGCGAATTGAATACCTTGGGGAGGGAGACCAGAATACCCAATTTTTCCATGTAAGGGCGTTAAACCGAAGGCGGAGAAACCGGATAAATAGACTAAAAGACGCTGATGGGAATTGGGTCACTACTGATGAAGAATTGGAAAGGCTGGCCGTGTCATATTTTGAGGAGCTTTTTACATCTTCGAACTCGACGAGGATGGAGGATGCCTTACAGTGTGTTATCCCGACTGTTTCTACTGATATGAATGATGTGCTAACAAGGCCTTTTACGAGGGAGGAAGTGTACTAG
- the LOC141629049 gene encoding uncharacterized protein LOC141629049 produces MASKVLVNRLKAFLEFLVDDEQSAFVPGRLISDNAIIAFEAFHYIKSHHHGKHGSMAFKLDMSKAYDRVEWNFLERTMVRMGFAARWIDTVMRCVRTVRSAVLINGKPTSYLRPRRGLRQGDPLSPYLFIICANVFSHLISVEAERKNLVGVRICRRSPCLTHLFFADDTLILSRDDGRNAETIWRVIDLYQDASGQCLNMQKLELFFSPNTTEVEKQQVTMILDATMVNSPTKYLGLPAIIGKNNSAAFAPVKERIWKKLKGWKEKLLSFAGREVLIKTVAQSIPTYQMGLFKFPLSLCSEIEGNLARFWWGHEDEKNRLCWVAWDKMYKSKRDGGLGYRHFESFNLAMLTNQIWRLYDNPQSLAARLLAARYFPNGDILSAGLGHHPSFLWRSLMEAMWVFREGSRWLIGDGKSVRWKKEQREGQGSTSEEPTIWRKVWKLNVPPKEVWNETNIEEMDKCERFHTIDDLLDHIINRIKGKEQSKIIMVLWAIWNGRNREYHGGERWEPRRVVESEWSFWQAWSDAQRMEKPRQFGNNEGVIRWTRPQVGFMKVNVDVGVMGEMGSGLGVIIREHNGQVVRAGVQQIREAWDADVAEAKAMEFGLITAFQMELQNIVVEADCLPLVTMLRAKSFPRNYFGNIGKVIDELASGFNCVEFKFVRREGNRAAHCMAHLLPLVYSTRFWVGTVPESITTIVSSELEQVATNE; encoded by the exons ATGGCCTCCAAAGTGTTGGTTAATAGACTGAAGGCTTTTTTGGAATTTTTAGTTGATGATGAGCAAAGTGCGTTTGTCCCGGGTCGACTTATTTCGGATAACGCTATAATAGCCTTTGAAGCTTTCCATTATATTAAATCTCACCACCACGGAAAACATGGGAGTATGGCTTTTAAACTTGATATGAGTAAAGCCTACGATCGGGTGGAGTGGAATTTTCTGGAACGGACAATGGTCAGAATGGGGTTTGCGGCTCGATGGATTGATACGGTAATGAGGTGCGTTCGTACTGTTAGGTCAGCGGTGTTAATAAATGGGAAGCCAACATCATATTTGCGACCTAGGAGGGGCTTGAGGCAGGGAGATCCACTCTCGCCATATCTATTCATAATTTGTGCGAATGTATTTTCACATTTGATTTCAGTGGAGGCCGAGAGAAAGAACCTGGTGGGAGTGCGGATTTGCAGACGATCCCCTTGCTTGACTCACTTGTTTTTCGCGGACGACACTCTGATTTTGAGCCGTGATGATGGAAGGAATGCAGAAACAATCTGGAGGGTTATTGATTTGTACCAGGATGCCTCGGGCCAGTGcttaaacatgcaaaaattggAGCTTTTCTTTAGTCCAAATACCACCGAGGTTGAGAAGCAACAAGTCACTATGATTCTGGATGCAACAATGGTGAATTCCCCGACGAAATACCTGGGACTTCCGGCCATAATTGGTAAGAATAATAGTGCAGCCTTTGCGCCGGTAAAAGAGCGAATTTGGAAGAAGTTGAAGGGATGGAAAGAAAAATTGTTATCGTTTGCAGGTAGAGAGGTCCTAATTAAGACGGTTGCCCAATCGATCCCTACCTATCAAATGGGACTATTTAAATTTCCATTAAGCCTTTGTTCGGAGATTGAAGGTAATTTAGCGAGATTCTGGTGGGGACATGAAGACGAGAAGAACCGGTTATGTTGGGTGGCTTGGGACAAAATGTACAAGTCGAAACGAGATGGTGGACTGGGATACCGTCACTTTGAGTCTTTCAACCTTGCGATGCTCACGAATCAAATATGGCGACTGTATGATAACCCCCAATCACTAGCAGCTCGACTCCTTGCTGCCCGGTATTTTCCAAATGGCGACATTCTCTCGGCTGGTTTGGGTCACCATCCATCCTTTTTGTGGAGGAGCTTGATGGAAGCGATGTGGGTGTTTCGGGAAGGAAGTCGATGGCTAATAGGGGATGGGAAGTCGGTCAG ATGGAAGAAGGAACAAAGGGAGGGGCAGGGCAGTACGAGTGAGGAACCAACCATCTGGAGGAAAGTGTGGAAGCTTAATGTTCCTCCAAAG GAAGTGTGGAATGAAACCAATATTGAGGAGATGGACAAGTGTGAGCGGTTCCATACGATAGATGACCTGTTGGATCACATTATAAATAGAATAAAAGGGAAGGAGCAAAGTAAAATAATTATGGTGTTATGGGCTATCTGGAATGGACGAAATAGAGAGTACCACGGAGGGGAGAGATGGGAACCGAGAAGGGTAGTTGAGAGTGAATGGAGCTTTTGGCAAGCATGGAGTGATGCTCAAAGGATGGAAAAGCCGCGACAGTTTGGGAATAATGAGGGAGTGATAAGATGGACAAGGCCTCAAGTGGGGTTTATGAAAGTAAATGTAGATGTAGGAGTGATGGGGGAGATGGGGTCGGGGTTAGGCGTGATAATCAGGGAACATAATGGCCAGGTAGTGAGAGCAGGGGTGCAACAAATTAGGGAGGCATGGGATGCGGATGTGGCGGAAGCGAAAGCAATGGAGTTTGGTCTAATTACGGCTTTCCAAATGGAGTTGCAGAACATTGTAGTTGAAGCGGACTGTTTGCCCCTTGTGACAATGCTTCGAGCTAAGAGTTTCCCTCGGAACTACTTCGGCAATATTGGAAAGGTTATTGATGAGCTTGCAAGTGGGTTTAATTGTGTTGAGTTTAAGTTTGTAAGGAGGGAGGGAAATAGAGCAGCTCACTGTATGGCTCATCTATTACCTCTTGTCTATTCTACTAGATTCTGGGTAGGAACAGTGCCGGAATCCATCACTACGATTGTATCTTCTGAGCTTGAGCAGGTTGCTActaatgaatga